The following proteins are co-located in the Bubalus bubalis isolate 160015118507 breed Murrah chromosome 21, NDDB_SH_1, whole genome shotgun sequence genome:
- the LOC102394666 gene encoding pre-mRNA-splicing factor ISY1 homolog, protein MARNAEKAMTALARFRQAQLEEGKVKERRPFLASECTELPKAEKWRRQIIGEISKKVAQIQNAGLGEFRIRDLNDEINKLLREKGHWEVRIKELGGPDYGKVGPKMLDHEGKEVPGNRGYKYFGAAKDLPGVRELFEKEPLPPPRKTRAELMKAIDFEYYGYLDEDDGVIVPLEQEYEKRHRAELVEKWKAEREARLARGEEEEGEEEEEVNIYAVAEEESDEEGGPDRGGEDGQQKFIAHVPVPSQQEIEEALVRRKKMELLQKYTSETLQAQSEEARRLLGC, encoded by the exons ATG gcCCGAAATGCGGAAAAGGCCAT GACGGCCTTAGCAAGATTTCGCCAGGCTCAGCTGGAAGAGGGGAAAGTAAAG GAGCGAAGACCCTTCCTCGCCTCAGAATGCACTGAGCTGCCTAAGGCCGAGAAGTGGAGACGACAG atcATTGGAGAGATCTCAAAAAAAGTGGCTCAAATTCAGAATG ctGGTTTAGGTGAATTCCGGATTCGCGACCTGAATGATGAGATTAACAAGCTGCTTCGAGAGAAAGGACACTGGGAGGTCCGGATCAAGGAGCTAGGCGGCCCTGACTACGGG AAAGTTGGCCCTAAAATGCTGGATCACGAAGGGAAGGAAGTCCCGGGAAATCGAGGCTACAAGTACTTCGGAGCAGCCAAAGACCTGCCTGGCGTCAGAGAGCTGTTCGAGAAAGAAC CGCTTCCTCCTCCAAGAAAGACCCGAGCCGAGCTCATGAAGGCGATCGACTTTGAATACTACGGTTACCTCGATGAAGACGACGGTGTCATCGTGCCCTTGGAGCAGGAATATGAAAAGAGAC ACAGAGCCGAACTAGTGGAGAAGTGGAAGGCAGAGCGAGAGGCCCGCCTGGcgagaggagaggaagaggagggggaggaggaggaggaggtgaacaTCTACGCTGTGGCCGAGGAGGAG TCTGACGAGGAGGGCGGCCCGGACAGAGGAGGGGAGGACGGGCAGCAGAAGTTCATTGCGCACGTGCCGGTGCCGTCGCAGCAGGAG ATCGAGGAGGCGCTCGTGCGCAGGAAGAAGATGGAGCTGCTGCAGAAGTACACCAGCGAGACTCTGCAGGCCCAGAGCGAGGAGGCCCGGCGGCTCCTGGGCTGCTAG
- the LOC102393710 gene encoding cellular nucleic acid-binding protein isoform X3 encodes MSSNECFKCGRSGHWARECPTGGGRGRGMRSRGRGFQFVSSSLPDICYRCGESGHLAKDCDLQEDEACYNCGRGGHIAKDCKEPKREREQCCYNCGKPGHLARDCDHADEQKCYSCGEFGHIQKDCTKVKCYRCGETGHVAINCSKTSEVNCYRCGESGHLARECTIEATA; translated from the exons atgagcaGCAACGAGTGCTTCAAGTGCGGACGGTCTGGCCACTGGGCCCGGGAGTGCCCCACTGGTGGAGGCCGCGGTCGTGGAATGAGAAGCCGTGGCAGAG GTTTCCAGTTTGTCTCCTCGTCTCTTCCAGACATCTGTTATCGCTGTGGAGAGTCTGGTCACCTTGCCAAGGACTGTGACCTTCAGGAGGATG AAGCCTGCTATAACTGCGGCCGAGGCGGCCACATCGCCAAGGACTGCAAGGAGCCCAAGCGGGAGCGGGAGCAGTGCTGCTACAACTGCGGCAAGCCCGGCCACCTGGCCCGCGACTGCGACCACGCCGACGAGCAGAAGTGCTACTCCTGCGGCGAGTTCGGGCACATCCAGAAAGACTGCACCAAAGTGAAGTGCTACAG GTGTGGCGAAACTGGTCACGTCGCCATCAACTGCAGCAAGACGAGTGAAGTCAACTGTTACCGCTGTGGCGAGTCAGGGCACCTTGCACGGGAATGCACGATCGAGGCCACAGCTTAA
- the LOC102393710 gene encoding cellular nucleic acid-binding protein isoform X1 has product MSSNECFKCGRSGHWARECPTGGGRGRGMRSRGRGGFTSDRGFQFVSSSLPDICYRCGESGHLAKDCDLQEDEACYNCGRGGHIAKDCKEPKREREQCCYNCGKPGHLARDCDHADEQKCYSCGEFGHIQKDCTKVKCYRCGETGHVAINCSKTSEVNCYRCGESGHLARECTIEATA; this is encoded by the exons atgagcaGCAACGAGTGCTTCAAGTGCGGACGGTCTGGCCACTGGGCCCGGGAGTGCCCCACTGGTGGAGGCCGCGGTCGTGGAATGAGAAGCCGTGGCAGAGGTGGTTTTACCTCGGATAGAG GTTTCCAGTTTGTCTCCTCGTCTCTTCCAGACATCTGTTATCGCTGTGGAGAGTCTGGTCACCTTGCCAAGGACTGTGACCTTCAGGAGGATG AAGCCTGCTATAACTGCGGCCGAGGCGGCCACATCGCCAAGGACTGCAAGGAGCCCAAGCGGGAGCGGGAGCAGTGCTGCTACAACTGCGGCAAGCCCGGCCACCTGGCCCGCGACTGCGACCACGCCGACGAGCAGAAGTGCTACTCCTGCGGCGAGTTCGGGCACATCCAGAAAGACTGCACCAAAGTGAAGTGCTACAG GTGTGGCGAAACTGGTCACGTCGCCATCAACTGCAGCAAGACGAGTGAAGTCAACTGTTACCGCTGTGGCGAGTCAGGGCACCTTGCACGGGAATGCACGATCGAGGCCACAGCTTAA
- the LOC102393710 gene encoding cellular nucleic acid-binding protein isoform X4 — MSSNECFKCGRSGHWARECPTGGGRGRGMRSRGRGFQFVSSSLPDICYRCGESGHLAKDCDLQEDACYNCGRGGHIAKDCKEPKREREQCCYNCGKPGHLARDCDHADEQKCYSCGEFGHIQKDCTKVKCYRCGETGHVAINCSKTSEVNCYRCGESGHLARECTIEATA; from the exons atgagcaGCAACGAGTGCTTCAAGTGCGGACGGTCTGGCCACTGGGCCCGGGAGTGCCCCACTGGTGGAGGCCGCGGTCGTGGAATGAGAAGCCGTGGCAGAG GTTTCCAGTTTGTCTCCTCGTCTCTTCCAGACATCTGTTATCGCTGTGGAGAGTCTGGTCACCTTGCCAAGGACTGTGACCTTCAGGAGGATG CCTGCTATAACTGCGGCCGAGGCGGCCACATCGCCAAGGACTGCAAGGAGCCCAAGCGGGAGCGGGAGCAGTGCTGCTACAACTGCGGCAAGCCCGGCCACCTGGCCCGCGACTGCGACCACGCCGACGAGCAGAAGTGCTACTCCTGCGGCGAGTTCGGGCACATCCAGAAAGACTGCACCAAAGTGAAGTGCTACAG GTGTGGCGAAACTGGTCACGTCGCCATCAACTGCAGCAAGACGAGTGAAGTCAACTGTTACCGCTGTGGCGAGTCAGGGCACCTTGCACGGGAATGCACGATCGAGGCCACAGCTTAA
- the LOC102393710 gene encoding cellular nucleic acid-binding protein isoform X2 — translation MSSNECFKCGRSGHWARECPTGGGRGRGMRSRGRGGFTSDRGFQFVSSSLPDICYRCGESGHLAKDCDLQEDACYNCGRGGHIAKDCKEPKREREQCCYNCGKPGHLARDCDHADEQKCYSCGEFGHIQKDCTKVKCYRCGETGHVAINCSKTSEVNCYRCGESGHLARECTIEATA, via the exons atgagcaGCAACGAGTGCTTCAAGTGCGGACGGTCTGGCCACTGGGCCCGGGAGTGCCCCACTGGTGGAGGCCGCGGTCGTGGAATGAGAAGCCGTGGCAGAGGTGGTTTTACCTCGGATAGAG GTTTCCAGTTTGTCTCCTCGTCTCTTCCAGACATCTGTTATCGCTGTGGAGAGTCTGGTCACCTTGCCAAGGACTGTGACCTTCAGGAGGATG CCTGCTATAACTGCGGCCGAGGCGGCCACATCGCCAAGGACTGCAAGGAGCCCAAGCGGGAGCGGGAGCAGTGCTGCTACAACTGCGGCAAGCCCGGCCACCTGGCCCGCGACTGCGACCACGCCGACGAGCAGAAGTGCTACTCCTGCGGCGAGTTCGGGCACATCCAGAAAGACTGCACCAAAGTGAAGTGCTACAG GTGTGGCGAAACTGGTCACGTCGCCATCAACTGCAGCAAGACGAGTGAAGTCAACTGTTACCGCTGTGGCGAGTCAGGGCACCTTGCACGGGAATGCACGATCGAGGCCACAGCTTAA
- the LOC102393710 gene encoding cellular nucleic acid-binding protein isoform X5, with protein sequence MSSNECFKCGRSGHWARECPTGGGRGRGMRSRGRGGFTSDRDICYRCGESGHLAKDCDLQEDEACYNCGRGGHIAKDCKEPKREREQCCYNCGKPGHLARDCDHADEQKCYSCGEFGHIQKDCTKVKCYRCGETGHVAINCSKTSEVNCYRCGESGHLARECTIEATA encoded by the exons atgagcaGCAACGAGTGCTTCAAGTGCGGACGGTCTGGCCACTGGGCCCGGGAGTGCCCCACTGGTGGAGGCCGCGGTCGTGGAATGAGAAGCCGTGGCAGAGGTGGTTTTACCTCGGATAGAG ACATCTGTTATCGCTGTGGAGAGTCTGGTCACCTTGCCAAGGACTGTGACCTTCAGGAGGATG AAGCCTGCTATAACTGCGGCCGAGGCGGCCACATCGCCAAGGACTGCAAGGAGCCCAAGCGGGAGCGGGAGCAGTGCTGCTACAACTGCGGCAAGCCCGGCCACCTGGCCCGCGACTGCGACCACGCCGACGAGCAGAAGTGCTACTCCTGCGGCGAGTTCGGGCACATCCAGAAAGACTGCACCAAAGTGAAGTGCTACAG GTGTGGCGAAACTGGTCACGTCGCCATCAACTGCAGCAAGACGAGTGAAGTCAACTGTTACCGCTGTGGCGAGTCAGGGCACCTTGCACGGGAATGCACGATCGAGGCCACAGCTTAA
- the LOC102393710 gene encoding cellular nucleic acid-binding protein isoform X6 yields MSSNECFKCGRSGHWARECPTGGGRGRGMRSRGRGGFTSDRDICYRCGESGHLAKDCDLQEDACYNCGRGGHIAKDCKEPKREREQCCYNCGKPGHLARDCDHADEQKCYSCGEFGHIQKDCTKVKCYRCGETGHVAINCSKTSEVNCYRCGESGHLARECTIEATA; encoded by the exons atgagcaGCAACGAGTGCTTCAAGTGCGGACGGTCTGGCCACTGGGCCCGGGAGTGCCCCACTGGTGGAGGCCGCGGTCGTGGAATGAGAAGCCGTGGCAGAGGTGGTTTTACCTCGGATAGAG ACATCTGTTATCGCTGTGGAGAGTCTGGTCACCTTGCCAAGGACTGTGACCTTCAGGAGGATG CCTGCTATAACTGCGGCCGAGGCGGCCACATCGCCAAGGACTGCAAGGAGCCCAAGCGGGAGCGGGAGCAGTGCTGCTACAACTGCGGCAAGCCCGGCCACCTGGCCCGCGACTGCGACCACGCCGACGAGCAGAAGTGCTACTCCTGCGGCGAGTTCGGGCACATCCAGAAAGACTGCACCAAAGTGAAGTGCTACAG GTGTGGCGAAACTGGTCACGTCGCCATCAACTGCAGCAAGACGAGTGAAGTCAACTGTTACCGCTGTGGCGAGTCAGGGCACCTTGCACGGGAATGCACGATCGAGGCCACAGCTTAA